A stretch of the Actinomyces faecalis genome encodes the following:
- the xerD gene encoding site-specific tyrosine recombinase XerD, translated as MSSSADPAQELERARRTYLAHLRVERGLSPHTLAAYERDLSRYCRFLLSRGISDAAQVVEADVAAFLEAIRTGEDGGRALAASSASRTVTAVRGWHRFLRDEGRASQDPSAAVHPPQVGRRLPKALSVDEVQALLEAASTDDSALSLRDRALLELLYATGARISEAVGLVIDDLDRDSGCIRLFGKGRKERIVPVGQYAWDALDAYLVRGRPLLAAKGRGAPEVFLNTLGRPLSRQSAWGVLRQASARAGLGADKHVSPHTLRHSFATHLLAGGADVRVVQEMLGHASVTTTQIYTKVTVEHLREVYVTSHPRARG; from the coding sequence GGGACTGAGCCCCCACACGCTGGCTGCCTACGAGCGTGACCTCTCGCGCTACTGCCGTTTTCTCCTCTCACGAGGGATAAGCGACGCCGCACAGGTGGTCGAGGCTGACGTCGCGGCCTTCCTGGAGGCTATCCGTACCGGGGAGGACGGCGGGCGGGCGCTGGCTGCGTCGTCGGCCTCACGGACCGTGACCGCCGTACGCGGCTGGCACAGGTTCCTTCGTGACGAGGGTCGTGCGAGCCAGGACCCCTCGGCTGCCGTGCACCCCCCGCAGGTCGGCAGGCGCCTGCCCAAGGCCCTGTCCGTGGACGAGGTCCAGGCCCTGCTGGAGGCAGCCAGCACCGACGACTCGGCGCTGAGCCTGCGTGACCGCGCCCTGCTGGAGCTGCTGTACGCCACGGGCGCCCGGATCTCTGAGGCCGTCGGCCTGGTCATCGACGACCTGGACCGCGACTCCGGGTGCATCCGCCTGTTCGGCAAGGGCCGTAAGGAACGGATCGTCCCGGTCGGTCAGTACGCCTGGGACGCGCTGGACGCCTACCTGGTCCGGGGCCGTCCCCTGCTGGCCGCCAAGGGCCGGGGAGCCCCTGAGGTCTTCCTCAACACCCTGGGTCGTCCTCTCTCACGCCAGTCGGCCTGGGGCGTGCTGCGTCAGGCCAGCGCTCGGGCGGGCCTGGGGGCGGACAAGCACGTCTCACCGCACACCCTGCGCCACTCCTTCGCCACGCACCTGCTGGCCGGGGGAGCGGACGTGCGCGTGGTCCAGGAGATGCTCGGTCACGCCTCGGTGACCACGACCCAGATCTACACCAAGGTCACCGTCGAGCACCTGCGCGAGGTCTACGTCACCAGCCACCCCCGTGCCCGGGGATGA
- a CDS encoding ParA family protein, translating to MISDKVSPVSSSDQRHAQRSQPGLIDLPAPEQAEEKVFAQPAPLTTHGPARVISMCNQKGGVGKTTTTINLGAALAEYGRRVLIVDFDPQGAASAGLGINAHELDTTIYDLLVAARPDVRPVIHHTSTPGLDIVPANIDLSAAEVQLVGEVAREQALARVLRPVLDEYDVILVDCQPSLGLLTINALTASHGVIIPLETEFFALRGVALLIETVDRVRDRLNPRLQVDGILATMVDPRTLHSREVLERLSEAFGDQLFDTQIRRTIKFPDASVAAEPITSYAPAHAGAEAYRRLAREVIARGDVA from the coding sequence ATGATCTCGGATAAGGTGTCTCCCGTGAGTAGCTCCGACCAGCGACACGCCCAGCGCAGCCAGCCAGGGCTCATTGACCTTCCTGCTCCCGAGCAGGCGGAGGAGAAGGTCTTTGCCCAGCCTGCTCCGCTGACCACGCACGGTCCGGCTCGCGTCATCTCCATGTGCAACCAGAAGGGCGGCGTCGGCAAGACGACGACGACGATCAACCTGGGCGCGGCCCTGGCCGAGTACGGCCGGCGCGTCCTCATCGTCGACTTCGACCCCCAGGGTGCGGCCAGCGCAGGCCTGGGCATCAACGCCCACGAGCTGGACACCACGATCTACGACCTCCTCGTGGCCGCCCGTCCTGACGTACGTCCGGTCATCCACCACACCTCCACCCCCGGGCTGGACATCGTCCCGGCCAACATCGACCTGTCGGCCGCAGAGGTCCAGCTGGTGGGCGAGGTCGCCAGGGAGCAGGCGCTGGCCCGCGTGCTGCGGCCGGTCCTGGACGAGTACGACGTCATCCTCGTGGACTGCCAGCCCTCACTGGGGCTGCTCACCATCAACGCGCTGACGGCCTCCCACGGAGTCATCATCCCTCTGGAGACCGAGTTCTTCGCGCTGCGCGGCGTCGCGCTGCTGATCGAGACCGTCGACCGCGTGCGCGACCGTCTCAACCCCCGCCTGCAGGTCGACGGCATCCTGGCCACGATGGTGGACCCACGGACCCTGCACTCGCGTGAGGTGCTGGAGCGGCTGTCCGAGGCCTTTGGCGACCAGCTCTTTGACACCCAGATCCGGCGCACCATCAAGTTCCCCGACGCCTCTGTGGCCGCTGAGCCGATCACCTCCTACGCTCCCGCCCACGCCGGCGCTGAGGCCTACCGGCGACTGGCACGAGAGGTCATCGCCCGCGGCGATGTCGCCTGA
- a CDS encoding segregation and condensation protein A, protein MSPEHLGAGGGQHAGRDSEQSAGPARVPGFNVALPQFEGPFDLLLTLIARQRLDVTELALAEVTDEFIAHMRSDWDLGHASEFLVVASTLLALKAYRLLPHDDDPDNEDLELLEARDLLFARLLQYRAYKEAAAAFRTQAETAARCHPRVVGLPPQLAALLPRLVGSLSPQDLARIAATAFSRPADPGVQTVHLHERVPVGEQISLIALRLRGHGRLTFTELIQDADRTAVVVARFLAVLILHREGSVDLVQHEAMEEITVTWTGTADSLAGIMAPDVEEEFA, encoded by the coding sequence ATGTCGCCTGAGCACCTCGGAGCCGGTGGCGGGCAGCACGCTGGCAGGGACAGTGAGCAGTCCGCAGGCCCTGCCCGCGTGCCCGGTTTCAACGTCGCTCTGCCTCAGTTCGAGGGCCCCTTCGACCTGCTGCTCACCCTCATCGCACGTCAGCGTCTGGACGTCACCGAGCTGGCCCTGGCTGAGGTGACTGACGAGTTCATCGCGCACATGCGCTCCGACTGGGACCTCGGGCACGCCAGCGAGTTCCTCGTGGTCGCCTCCACGCTGCTGGCGCTCAAGGCCTACAGGCTCCTGCCTCATGACGACGACCCGGACAACGAGGACCTGGAGCTGCTGGAGGCCCGCGACCTGTTGTTCGCCCGGCTGCTGCAGTACCGCGCCTACAAGGAGGCCGCCGCCGCCTTCCGGACGCAGGCCGAGACCGCGGCGCGCTGCCACCCCAGAGTCGTCGGGCTGCCACCGCAGCTGGCCGCGCTGCTTCCGCGGCTCGTAGGCTCCCTGAGCCCGCAGGACCTGGCCCGTATCGCCGCCACCGCCTTCTCACGCCCGGCTGATCCTGGCGTCCAGACCGTCCACCTGCACGAGCGGGTGCCGGTCGGGGAGCAGATCAGCCTCATCGCCCTGCGACTGAGGGGCCACGGCCGCCTCACCTTCACCGAGCTCATCCAGGACGCCGACCGGACGGCCGTCGTCGTCGCCCGCTTCCTCGCCGTGCTCATCCTCCACCGCGAGGGCAGCGTCGACCTTGTCCAGCACGAGGCGATGGAGGAGATCACGGTGACCTGGACCGGTACCGCGGACAGCCTGGCTGGCATCATGGCTCCTGACGTCGAGGAGGAGTTCGCATGA
- the scpB gene encoding SMC-Scp complex subunit ScpB: MNEPRSQQAEISAVPEPELRAAAEAILIVADEPVTATGLAEALGVSETEAEGVLVSLAAEYAGEQGLPARGFVLRRSGGGWRLASAAQFDDLVQRFVIGGATWRLSQAALETLAVIAYRQPVTRGRVASIRGVNVDGVVRTLHARGLIEEAGCEPSGALLYRTTTQFLEYLGIDSLDELAPLAPYLPDTTALAEIEDEAAERSNR, translated from the coding sequence ATGAACGAGCCGCGTTCCCAGCAGGCAGAGATCTCGGCCGTGCCGGAGCCCGAGCTGCGCGCGGCGGCCGAGGCGATCCTCATCGTGGCCGACGAGCCCGTCACGGCCACCGGCCTGGCGGAGGCGCTCGGCGTGAGCGAGACCGAGGCTGAAGGCGTCCTGGTCTCACTTGCTGCTGAGTACGCGGGTGAGCAGGGCCTTCCGGCACGTGGCTTCGTCCTGCGTCGCAGCGGCGGAGGCTGGAGACTTGCCTCGGCCGCGCAGTTTGACGACCTCGTCCAGCGCTTCGTCATCGGTGGAGCCACCTGGCGCCTGTCCCAGGCCGCGCTGGAGACCCTGGCCGTCATCGCCTACCGTCAGCCCGTCACGCGCGGGCGCGTGGCCTCGATCCGCGGCGTGAACGTCGACGGCGTCGTGCGCACGCTGCACGCGCGCGGTCTCATCGAGGAGGCCGGCTGCGAGCCCTCCGGGGCGCTGCTGTACCGCACCACCACCCAGTTCCTGGAGTACCTGGGCATCGACTCCCTCGACGAGCTGGCGCCCCTGGCCCCCTACCTTCCAGACACCACCGCGCTGGCCGAGATCGAGGACGAGGCCGCCGAGAGGAGCAACCGTTGA
- a CDS encoding pseudouridine synthase: protein MSHDTHPVASLPLGDLGSEEFYDPDDLEELDDDADAELLAAFDAEALDEDEEARLVAARERAGRGGEEDPHVASGERLQKVLAHAGVASRRACEDLISAGRVSVDGVVVTEPGVRVDPTRQEIRVDGSRVLTNPDVITVLLHKPAGVVTTMDDPQGRPTVAELGAQFVSEHREELEHPEAVRLVHVGRLDTETEGLLLLSNDGELAHRLMHPSFETSKTYVAIVEGQVESWVPRRLRQGIELEDGLVQADRVVVKDSGPAGSIVEITLHSGRNRIVRRMLDAVGHPVTRLARTRLGPLGIGGLRPGQMRLLTGEEIAALQQEVGL, encoded by the coding sequence TTGAGCCACGACACCCACCCCGTCGCCTCGCTGCCGCTGGGAGACCTCGGCAGCGAGGAGTTCTACGACCCTGACGACCTGGAGGAGCTGGACGACGACGCTGACGCTGAGCTCCTGGCAGCCTTCGACGCCGAGGCCCTCGACGAGGACGAGGAGGCCCGTCTGGTGGCCGCGCGCGAGCGAGCCGGGCGCGGGGGAGAGGAGGACCCCCACGTGGCCTCGGGCGAGCGTCTGCAGAAGGTGCTCGCTCATGCTGGTGTGGCGTCGCGCCGGGCCTGCGAGGACCTTATCTCCGCCGGACGCGTGAGTGTGGACGGGGTCGTGGTGACAGAGCCTGGGGTACGGGTCGACCCCACCCGTCAGGAGATTCGGGTGGACGGCTCACGGGTGCTGACGAACCCTGACGTCATCACCGTGCTCCTGCACAAGCCGGCCGGGGTCGTCACGACCATGGACGATCCTCAGGGACGGCCGACCGTGGCCGAGCTGGGCGCTCAGTTCGTCAGCGAGCACCGTGAGGAGCTGGAGCACCCTGAGGCGGTCCGGCTGGTTCACGTGGGTCGGCTCGACACAGAGACCGAGGGGCTGCTGCTGCTGTCGAACGACGGCGAGCTCGCCCACCGCCTCATGCACCCGAGCTTCGAGACCTCCAAGACCTACGTCGCCATCGTCGAGGGCCAGGTGGAGAGCTGGGTCCCTCGCAGGCTCAGGCAAGGTATCGAGCTGGAGGACGGTCTGGTCCAGGCCGACCGCGTCGTGGTCAAGGACTCCGGACCTGCAGGATCGATCGTGGAGATCACCTTGCACTCAGGCCGGAACCGGATCGTGCGTCGCATGCTCGACGCCGTCGGCCACCCGGTGACGCGTCTGGCCCGTACCCGGCTAGGCCCTCTGGGCATCGGCGGGCTGCGCCCGGGGCAGATGCGCCTGCTCACGGGTGAGGAGATCGCGGCGCTGCAGCAGGAGGTAGGTCTGTGA
- a CDS encoding prephenate dehydrogenase, whose amino-acid sequence MTTVSTNPPTNPHGTVATQGPVLVVGTGLLGTSLALALAASGVQVQLSDTSPTSLALARDMGAGHVREDTSPQPRLVVVATPPDVAAGVVLAHLEAFPDAVVTDVASVKQRVVAEVHAHAGEASRRYVGSHPMAGRERSGAGAADSDLFVGRPWVIVADGASAEAELMVRNLAVDVGATPLRMAAAEHDAAVAAVSHVPQLVSSLLAARLEELPESALALAGQGLRDTTRIAASDPRLWSAILVGNAGPVLGLLQAVRQDLDSLIAGIAPAAVDPDSPGYTAAGRAEAIAPGAVGAITDVMGRGNTGQARIPGKHGGAPRRYAEVQVLVPDTAGSLGRLFSDVGGAGVNIEDFAMEHSAGQSAGIAMLSVSPAAAQPLEEALDAGGWRVVRL is encoded by the coding sequence GTGACGACTGTGTCGACCAACCCGCCGACCAACCCGCACGGCACGGTCGCCACACAGGGCCCTGTGCTCGTCGTCGGGACCGGTCTGCTGGGCACCTCGCTCGCGCTGGCCCTGGCTGCCTCAGGGGTCCAGGTCCAGCTGTCTGACACGAGCCCGACCTCCCTGGCCCTGGCCCGTGACATGGGAGCCGGTCACGTACGTGAGGACACCAGTCCCCAGCCGCGTCTCGTCGTCGTCGCCACGCCCCCGGACGTGGCCGCCGGCGTCGTGCTCGCACACCTGGAGGCGTTCCCTGACGCCGTCGTCACCGACGTCGCCAGCGTCAAGCAGAGGGTCGTCGCAGAGGTGCACGCTCACGCCGGGGAGGCGTCTCGCCGCTACGTCGGCAGCCACCCGATGGCCGGTCGCGAGCGTTCCGGAGCCGGAGCCGCCGACTCTGACCTGTTCGTGGGACGTCCCTGGGTCATCGTGGCCGACGGGGCGAGCGCGGAGGCTGAGCTCATGGTGCGGAACCTCGCCGTCGACGTCGGTGCGACCCCGTTGCGGATGGCCGCGGCTGAGCATGACGCCGCTGTCGCGGCTGTCAGCCACGTGCCCCAGCTCGTCTCCTCGCTGTTGGCTGCCCGGCTGGAGGAGCTGCCCGAGTCCGCCCTGGCGCTGGCCGGGCAGGGCCTGCGGGACACCACGCGCATCGCGGCCTCCGACCCACGGCTGTGGTCAGCCATCCTCGTGGGCAACGCGGGGCCCGTCCTCGGTCTGCTCCAAGCGGTGCGTCAGGACCTTGACAGCCTGATCGCCGGGATCGCTCCGGCCGCCGTTGACCCGGACTCACCGGGCTACACCGCTGCCGGCCGGGCCGAGGCGATCGCGCCGGGTGCCGTCGGTGCCATCACGGACGTCATGGGGCGAGGAAACACCGGGCAGGCACGGATCCCGGGCAAGCACGGAGGAGCGCCCAGGCGGTACGCCGAGGTGCAGGTCCTCGTCCCTGACACCGCCGGTTCCCTCGGACGGCTCTTCTCCGACGTCGGGGGGGCCGGGGTCAACATCGAGGACTTCGCCATGGAGCACTCGGCAGGCCAGTCCGCCGGTATCGCCATGCTCTCCGTATCGCCTGCGGCGGCCCAGCCGCTGGAGGAGGCCCTGGATGCCGGCGGGTGGCGGGTCGTTCGGCTCTAG
- the der gene encoding bifunctional cytidylate kinase/GTPase Der gives MGIVVAIDGPSGSGKSTVSRRVAAELGLAYLDTGAMYRAAAWWCERSGVDLADSQAVARAVETMPLDMGLDPQVPGIVCDGVDVSQAVRDPHIATVVSTVATNLEVRAELARLQREIIHAEAVGDASSFSAGAGIVAEGRDITTVIAPDADVRLLVTASEEARLARRAADLEAAGKAVDAAALRDQVVRRDRDDATVSQFLTAPEGVTLVDTSDMTLEESVEHVIDLVEQALDAAAARDAEEDLRAAALRAGLEDYELDEEDLALLDSQEVPEAEGGLEAGLPVLAVVGRPNVGKSTLVNRVLGRRVAVVQDTPGVTRDRVSYPAEWAGRRFTIVDTGGWELDVKGLDEAVATQAEVAVELADAVVLVVDAQVGITATDASVVKMLRRSGKPVVLAANKVDSAAQEGDAAALWNLGLGEPYPVSALHGRGSGEVLDAAMAILPEVSAVAGPSPEHGSLNRIALVGRPNVGKSSLLNAIAGSQRVVVNELAGTTRDPVDEVIELDGRQWLFIDTAGIRRRVKQSRGADYYAVLRTQGAIEKAEVAVVLLDASEPVSEQDVRVIQQVVDAGRALVLVNNKWDLVDEERQKMLTWETEHDLAHVAWAPHINLAARTGWHTNRLVRALDAALEGWTTRIPTGRLNAFLGELQSATPHPLRGGKQPRILFATQVQTAPPRIVIFTTGFLDAGYRRFIERRLREEFGFVGSPIQIGVRVREKRQRRR, from the coding sequence ATGGGAATCGTCGTCGCCATCGACGGGCCGAGCGGCTCGGGCAAGTCGACCGTCTCCAGGCGCGTCGCTGCCGAGCTAGGACTGGCCTATCTCGACACAGGCGCCATGTACCGCGCCGCTGCCTGGTGGTGCGAGCGCAGCGGCGTCGACCTCGCTGACTCCCAGGCGGTCGCCAGGGCCGTGGAGACCATGCCGCTGGACATGGGGCTGGACCCGCAGGTGCCCGGTATCGTGTGCGACGGCGTGGACGTCAGCCAGGCCGTCCGTGATCCGCACATCGCCACCGTCGTGTCTACCGTGGCCACGAACCTGGAGGTGCGCGCCGAGCTGGCCCGCCTCCAGCGCGAGATCATCCACGCCGAGGCCGTCGGGGACGCCTCGTCCTTCTCGGCCGGTGCCGGCATCGTGGCCGAGGGTCGTGACATCACCACGGTCATCGCGCCAGACGCTGACGTGCGCCTGCTCGTCACCGCCAGCGAGGAGGCACGCCTCGCTCGCCGGGCCGCCGACCTGGAGGCGGCAGGAAAGGCGGTGGACGCCGCCGCTCTGCGTGACCAGGTGGTGCGCCGTGACCGCGACGACGCCACCGTCTCCCAGTTCCTCACAGCTCCCGAGGGCGTCACGCTGGTCGATACCAGCGACATGACGCTTGAGGAGTCCGTGGAGCACGTCATCGACCTCGTCGAGCAGGCCCTGGACGCGGCTGCGGCCAGGGACGCCGAGGAGGACCTGCGGGCCGCGGCGCTGCGGGCCGGGCTGGAGGACTACGAGCTGGACGAGGAGGACCTGGCGCTCCTCGACTCGCAGGAGGTGCCAGAGGCCGAGGGCGGGCTCGAGGCCGGGCTGCCGGTACTCGCCGTCGTGGGACGGCCTAACGTCGGCAAGTCCACGCTCGTCAACCGTGTACTCGGTCGACGTGTCGCCGTCGTCCAGGACACCCCTGGGGTCACGCGTGACCGCGTGTCCTACCCGGCTGAGTGGGCAGGACGCCGCTTCACGATCGTGGACACCGGAGGCTGGGAGCTGGACGTCAAGGGCCTGGACGAGGCCGTGGCCACCCAGGCCGAGGTCGCTGTCGAGCTGGCTGACGCCGTCGTCCTCGTCGTCGACGCCCAGGTCGGTATCACCGCTACCGACGCGAGCGTGGTCAAGATGCTGCGCCGCTCGGGCAAGCCCGTGGTCCTGGCCGCCAACAAGGTCGACTCGGCGGCCCAGGAGGGCGACGCCGCCGCGCTGTGGAACCTCGGCCTGGGCGAGCCCTACCCCGTCTCCGCCCTCCACGGGCGCGGCTCAGGCGAGGTGCTCGACGCCGCGATGGCTATCCTCCCCGAGGTCTCGGCGGTGGCTGGTCCCTCGCCCGAGCACGGGAGCCTGAACCGTATCGCGCTGGTGGGACGGCCTAACGTCGGCAAGTCGAGCCTGCTCAACGCCATCGCAGGCTCCCAGCGAGTGGTCGTCAACGAGCTGGCCGGTACGACCCGTGACCCGGTCGACGAGGTCATCGAGCTGGACGGACGCCAGTGGCTCTTTATCGACACCGCCGGCATCCGCCGTCGCGTCAAGCAGTCGCGGGGCGCGGACTACTACGCGGTGCTGCGCACCCAGGGCGCGATCGAGAAGGCGGAGGTCGCCGTCGTCCTCCTGGACGCCTCCGAACCCGTCAGCGAGCAGGACGTACGCGTCATCCAGCAGGTGGTCGACGCCGGACGCGCCCTCGTCCTGGTCAACAACAAGTGGGACCTGGTGGACGAGGAGCGTCAGAAGATGCTCACCTGGGAGACCGAGCACGACCTGGCGCACGTCGCCTGGGCTCCTCACATCAACCTGGCGGCCCGCACAGGCTGGCACACCAACCGGCTCGTGCGCGCGCTGGACGCGGCCCTGGAGGGCTGGACCACCCGTATCCCCACCGGCCGTCTCAACGCCTTCCTCGGTGAGCTCCAGTCCGCGACGCCACACCCCCTACGAGGGGGCAAGCAGCCGCGCATCCTCTTCGCCACCCAGGTGCAGACCGCGCCACCGCGCATCGTCATCTTCACCACCGGCTTCCTCGACGCCGGCTACCGCCGCTTCATCGAGCGCCGACTGCGCGAGGAATTCGGCTTCGTCGGCTCGCCGATCCAGATCGGCGTGCGTGTGCGAGAGAAGCGTCAGCGGCGGCGCTGA
- the pgi gene encoding glucose-6-phosphate isomerase — MLKPVDATTTPAWATLTRLHQELEPDLRTWFASDPERAERFSYELGDLFVDLSKNLLTDEVRDALVALAEQVDVPGRRDAMYAGEHINVTEDRAVLHTALRRPATDSLTVDGQDVVADVHATLEKVYAFARRVRSGEWTGVTGKRIETVVNIGIGGSDLGPVMVYEALRPYVQDGLSARFISNIDPNDCAEKVKDLDPETTLFIIASKTFTTLETLTNARMARDWFLGALEAKGVPTEGAIAKHFVAVSTALDKVEAFGIDPVNAFGFWSWVGGRYSVDSAVGTVLAVTVGPEAFAELLDGFHKVDKHFATKAPAENVPMLMGLLNVWYRNFFRAATHAVLPYAQYLHRFPAYLQQLTMESNGKSVRWDGSPVTTETGEVFWGEPGTNGQHAFYQLIHQGTELVPADFIAVANPAHPVKDGDKDVHELFLANYLAQTAALAFGKTADEVRAEGTPEAIVPARVFAGNRPTTSVLAPALTPSVVGQLIALYEHITFTEGIVWGIDSFDQWGVELGKKLALEIAPAVGGDEQVLAAQDASTRQLIARYRAERRDA; from the coding sequence ATGCTCAAGCCAGTTGACGCCACGACCACGCCCGCCTGGGCGACCCTCACCCGGCTCCACCAGGAGCTCGAGCCCGACCTGCGGACCTGGTTCGCCTCCGACCCGGAGCGTGCCGAGCGCTTCTCCTACGAGCTCGGCGACCTCTTCGTCGACCTGTCCAAGAACCTCCTGACCGACGAGGTCCGCGACGCCCTCGTGGCGCTGGCGGAGCAGGTGGACGTGCCCGGTCGGCGCGACGCCATGTACGCCGGGGAGCACATCAACGTCACCGAGGACCGCGCGGTCCTGCACACGGCCCTGCGCCGGCCGGCAACCGACTCGCTCACGGTGGACGGTCAGGACGTCGTCGCCGACGTGCACGCCACGCTGGAGAAGGTCTACGCCTTCGCCCGCCGCGTGAGGTCGGGGGAGTGGACCGGCGTGACCGGTAAGCGCATCGAGACGGTGGTCAACATCGGTATCGGCGGCTCGGACCTGGGACCGGTCATGGTCTACGAGGCTCTCAGGCCCTACGTCCAGGACGGGCTGTCGGCCCGCTTCATCTCCAACATCGACCCCAACGACTGCGCGGAGAAGGTCAAGGACCTCGACCCCGAGACGACGCTGTTCATCATCGCCTCCAAGACCTTCACCACCCTGGAGACCCTGACCAACGCCCGCATGGCCCGCGACTGGTTCCTGGGCGCCCTGGAGGCGAAGGGCGTGCCGACTGAGGGCGCGATCGCCAAGCACTTCGTCGCCGTCTCCACCGCCCTGGACAAGGTCGAGGCCTTCGGCATCGACCCGGTCAACGCCTTCGGCTTCTGGAGCTGGGTAGGCGGACGCTACTCGGTGGACTCCGCCGTCGGCACGGTGCTGGCCGTGACCGTGGGCCCTGAGGCCTTCGCCGAGCTCCTGGACGGGTTCCACAAGGTGGACAAGCACTTCGCCACCAAGGCGCCGGCCGAGAACGTCCCCATGCTCATGGGCCTGCTCAACGTGTGGTACCGCAACTTCTTCAGAGCCGCGACGCACGCCGTGCTGCCCTACGCCCAGTACCTGCACCGTTTCCCGGCCTACCTCCAGCAGCTGACCATGGAGTCCAACGGCAAGTCCGTACGCTGGGACGGCAGCCCCGTGACCACCGAGACCGGAGAGGTCTTCTGGGGAGAGCCGGGCACCAACGGCCAGCACGCCTTCTACCAGCTCATCCACCAGGGTACTGAGCTCGTCCCGGCCGACTTCATCGCCGTGGCCAACCCCGCCCACCCCGTCAAGGACGGGGACAAGGACGTCCACGAGCTGTTCCTGGCCAACTACCTGGCCCAGACCGCGGCCCTCGCCTTCGGCAAGACGGCGGACGAGGTCCGTGCCGAGGGCACGCCCGAGGCGATCGTCCCGGCCCGCGTCTTCGCCGGCAACCGTCCGACGACCTCGGTCCTCGCCCCGGCGCTGACCCCCTCGGTGGTGGGTCAGCTCATCGCCCTGTACGAGCACATCACCTTCACCGAGGGCATCGTGTGGGGCATCGACTCCTTCGACCAGTGGGGCGTGGAGCTGGGCAAGAAGCTTGCCCTTGAGATCGCCCCGGCCGTGGGCGGCGACGAGCAGGTCCTGGCCGCTCAGGACGCCTCGACGCGTCAGCTCATCGCCCGCTACCGCGCCGAGCGACGCGACGCGTGA